The Paraburkholderia sp. SOS3 genome includes a region encoding these proteins:
- a CDS encoding ABC transporter permease, which produces MSRVRTDAEPISRDTPVRAFVSPTPARRVWARFRKQRLGYWSLVVFIVAFAASLAAPLWCNDKPLVVRYDGHLYFPLFETYPETTFGGDFPTPADYLDPYIRHRFELNGNFAVYPPNPYYYDTLNYFSKVPNPAPPSRDNWLGTDAQGRDLVARLVYGFRVSVEFALVLTLIGTVLGVLAGAVQGFFGGKTDIVGQRLIEIWSALPELYLLIIFASIFEPGFVLLIVLLSLFGWIGLSDYVRAEFLRNRQQDYVRAARAMGLSNWQIIWRHVLPNSLTPVITFLPFRMSGAILALTSLDFLGLGVPPPTPSLGELLSQGKANLDAWWISMSTFCVLVLTLMLLTFMGDALRNALDTRLSDAMRAGGNQ; this is translated from the coding sequence TTGAGCCGCGTCCGTACCGATGCCGAACCGATTTCGCGCGACACGCCGGTGCGCGCATTCGTCTCGCCGACGCCCGCGCGCCGTGTGTGGGCGCGCTTCAGGAAGCAGCGGCTCGGCTACTGGAGTCTCGTCGTCTTTATCGTCGCGTTTGCGGCGAGCCTCGCGGCGCCGCTGTGGTGCAACGACAAGCCGCTCGTGGTCCGCTACGACGGCCACCTGTATTTCCCGCTTTTCGAGACGTATCCGGAAACCACGTTCGGCGGCGACTTTCCGACGCCCGCCGATTATCTCGACCCGTATATCCGGCACCGCTTCGAGCTGAACGGCAACTTTGCGGTCTATCCGCCGAATCCGTACTACTACGACACGCTGAACTATTTCTCGAAGGTGCCGAACCCGGCGCCGCCGTCGCGCGACAACTGGCTCGGCACCGACGCGCAGGGCCGCGATCTGGTCGCGAGGCTCGTGTACGGCTTTCGCGTGTCGGTCGAGTTCGCGCTCGTGCTGACGCTGATCGGCACCGTGCTCGGCGTGCTGGCGGGCGCCGTGCAGGGTTTTTTCGGCGGCAAGACCGATATTGTCGGCCAGCGGCTGATCGAAATCTGGAGCGCGCTGCCGGAACTGTATTTGCTGATCATTTTCGCGTCGATCTTCGAGCCGGGCTTTGTTCTGCTGATCGTGCTGCTGTCGCTGTTCGGCTGGATCGGTCTGTCCGATTACGTGCGCGCGGAGTTTCTGCGCAATCGCCAGCAGGACTACGTGCGCGCCGCGCGTGCGATGGGGCTGTCGAACTGGCAGATCATCTGGCGCCATGTGTTGCCCAACAGCCTGACGCCCGTCATTACGTTCCTGCCGTTCCGCATGAGCGGTGCGATCCTCGCGCTGACGAGCCTCGATTTTCTTGGCCTCGGCGTTCCGCCGCCGACGCCGAGTCTCGGCGAACTGCTCTCGCAGGGCAAGGCGAACCTCGACGCATGGTGGATCTCGATGTCGACGTTCTGCGTGCTCGTCCTCACGCTGATGCTTCTGACGTTCATGGGCGACGCGCTGCGCAATGCGCTCGATACGCGTCTCTCGGACGCGATGCGCGCCGGAGGCAACCAGTGA
- a CDS encoding ABC transporter ATP-binding protein has protein sequence MSDAMRNPRGPLERHEHDEHDERHETDAPLLEIEHLNVRFGDTVAVSDVSLSIARGERVALVGESGSGKTVTALSILRLLQDAQTSGAIRFDGEDLLAKSERAMRGLRGSDIAMIFQEPMTALNPLYSVGEQIAETIVLHDGVSAAEARKRAVELLGRTGIAEPGKRVNSYPHQLSGGQRQRAMIAMALACRPRLLLADEPTTALDVTIRAQIVELLLELQREEAQKRGMAVLLITHDLNLVRDFAQRIAVMEKGVLVESGPVAQVFGSPQHPYTQRLLESRPQRTVVPVLPIAPVLLDAREVSVDFRTKLPGMAGWFRSGRFRAVDDATITVRQGETLGIVGESGSGKSTLAMALLGLQRVTRGAIEFQGRALASYRGREKTALRSNLQVVFQDPFSSLSPRYTIERIVGEGLALHQPQLDAASRREKVVSVLREVGIDRTALHRYPHEFSGGQRQRIAIARALVVEPRILILDEPTSALDVSIQQQVLKLLAGLQKKYNLGFIFISHDLAVIGAMAHRVAVMKNGSIVESGDVEKIFASPSHPYTRKLLNAASGGENSLL, from the coding sequence GTGAGCGACGCGATGCGAAACCCGCGCGGGCCGCTCGAGCGGCATGAGCATGATGAGCATGATGAGCGCCATGAGACCGACGCGCCGCTGCTGGAAATCGAACACCTGAACGTGCGCTTCGGCGATACCGTCGCGGTCAGCGACGTCTCGCTGTCGATCGCGCGTGGCGAACGCGTCGCGCTGGTCGGCGAATCGGGCTCGGGCAAAACCGTGACGGCGCTGTCCATCCTGCGTTTGCTGCAGGATGCGCAGACGAGCGGTGCGATCCGCTTCGACGGCGAAGACCTGCTCGCGAAAAGCGAGCGCGCGATGCGCGGCCTGCGCGGCTCCGACATCGCGATGATCTTCCAGGAACCGATGACGGCGTTAAACCCGCTCTATTCGGTCGGCGAGCAGATCGCGGAAACCATCGTGCTGCACGACGGCGTGTCGGCCGCCGAGGCGCGCAAGCGCGCGGTCGAACTGCTCGGGCGTACCGGCATTGCCGAGCCCGGCAAGCGCGTCAACAGCTACCCGCATCAGTTGTCGGGCGGGCAGCGGCAGCGCGCGATGATCGCTATGGCGCTCGCATGCCGGCCGCGCCTGTTGCTTGCGGACGAACCGACCACCGCGCTCGACGTGACGATTCGCGCGCAGATCGTCGAACTGCTGCTCGAACTGCAGCGCGAGGAAGCGCAAAAGCGCGGGATGGCCGTGCTGCTGATCACGCACGACCTGAACCTCGTGCGTGATTTCGCGCAACGCATCGCGGTGATGGAGAAGGGTGTGCTCGTCGAAAGCGGGCCCGTCGCGCAGGTGTTCGGCTCGCCGCAGCACCCGTACACGCAGCGGTTGCTCGAAAGCCGCCCGCAGCGCACGGTGGTGCCGGTGCTGCCGATCGCGCCGGTGCTGCTCGATGCGCGCGAGGTGTCGGTCGACTTCAGGACGAAGCTGCCGGGCATGGCCGGCTGGTTCCGGTCGGGCCGCTTTCGCGCGGTCGACGACGCGACGATCACGGTGCGCCAGGGCGAGACGCTTGGCATCGTCGGCGAATCGGGCTCGGGCAAGTCGACGCTTGCGATGGCGCTGCTCGGTCTGCAGCGCGTCACGCGCGGCGCGATCGAGTTTCAGGGCAGGGCGCTCGCGAGCTACCGCGGTCGCGAAAAGACCGCGCTGCGCTCGAACCTGCAGGTCGTGTTTCAGGACCCGTTCAGCTCGCTGTCGCCGCGCTATACGATCGAGCGGATCGTCGGCGAAGGGTTGGCGCTGCATCAGCCGCAGCTCGACGCGGCGTCGCGCCGCGAGAAGGTCGTGTCGGTGCTGCGCGAGGTCGGCATCGACCGCACCGCGCTGCACCGGTATCCGCACGAGTTTTCGGGCGGTCAGCGGCAGCGCATCGCGATCGCGCGGGCGCTCGTGGTCGAGCCGCGCATTCTGATCCTCGACGAACCGACGAGCGCGCTCGACGTGTCGATCCAGCAGCAGGTATTAAAGCTTCTGGCCGGGTTGCAGAAGAAATATAACCTCGGCTTTATATTCATCAGCCACGATCTGGCCGTGATCGGCGCAATGGCGCATCGCGTCGCGGTCATGAAAAACGGATCGATAGTCGAGAGCGGCGACGTTGAGAAAATTTTTGCGTCGCCGTCGCACCCTTACACCCGAAAGCTGCTGAACGCCGCGTCTGGTGGTGAAAATTCACTGTTGTAA
- a CDS encoding C40 family peptidase, with protein MQHRSLPQACTRVVAGMFIGVLMVAASGTFADAFADEVSSFNQNAAFSTPTSFSGAGSNFLIPSVPSSSSSSNAPAASASSSSSASSDTPSSTSGARSFLSGVAGKAGDVVVGALNLIGVRYRWGGSSPDSGLDCSGFVRYVFQDTLGLALPRRAEEMSRVGEKVRVADLKPGDLVFFNTMRRTFSHVGIYIGDNKFVHSPSTGSTIRVDDMDDAYWEKRFTGARRVETSFSPDQQQDFRQRVSATIGGSN; from the coding sequence ATGCAGCACCGATCTCTACCCCAGGCTTGTACGCGCGTCGTCGCCGGGATGTTCATTGGCGTACTGATGGTGGCAGCTTCCGGCACGTTTGCCGACGCATTTGCCGACGAAGTAAGCAGCTTTAACCAGAATGCCGCATTTTCGACGCCCACCAGTTTTTCGGGCGCCGGCTCGAACTTCCTGATCCCCTCCGTTCCTTCCAGCAGTTCGTCGAGCAACGCGCCGGCCGCATCGGCTTCCTCGTCCTCGTCTGCTTCGTCTGACACGCCGTCGAGCACGAGCGGTGCACGCTCGTTCCTGTCGGGCGTCGCCGGCAAGGCCGGTGACGTCGTCGTGGGCGCGTTGAACCTGATCGGCGTGCGCTACCGCTGGGGCGGCTCGTCGCCGGACTCCGGGCTCGATTGCAGCGGTTTCGTGCGCTACGTGTTCCAGGACACGCTTGGTCTCGCGCTGCCGCGCCGCGCCGAGGAAATGAGCCGCGTCGGCGAAAAGGTTCGCGTGGCCGATCTGAAGCCCGGCGATCTGGTGTTCTTCAACACGATGCGCCGCACGTTCTCGCACGTGGGCATCTATATCGGCGACAACAAGTTCGTGCACTCGCCGTCGACGGGCAGCACGATCCGCGTCGACGACATGGACGACGCGTACTGGGAAAAGCGCTTTACCGGCGCGCGCCGCGTCGAGACGTCGTTCTCGCCCGACCAGCAGCAGGATTTTCGTCAGCGCGTGAGCGCGACGATCGGCGGCAGCAACTAA
- a CDS encoding patatin-like phospholipase family protein, whose amino-acid sequence MMCAPRPARMSRLENSLKQSSPRLSRRHFSLAAASAVLSACALPGSKQPEPVKPSDSTAANPSPITPRPVVRPRPLRVGLALGGGAARGFAHIGVIKALEARNIEVDLVCGTSAGSVVGALYASGMNGFALNRLALKMDEASISDWAMPFRTRGFLQGVALQNYLNTTLENRPIEKMAKPLGVVATDLKTGQPILFQRGNTGVAVRASCSVPSLFEPVKIGAHEYVDGGLVSPVPASFARRMGADFVIAVDISARPETGLTDSSFDVLMQTFTIMGQTIKAYELDKYADIVIRPNLAAMSSSDFGQRNAAILAGEEAVAKIMPELQRKLAASRAAV is encoded by the coding sequence ATGATGTGCGCGCCGCGGCCCGCACGCATGTCGCGGCTGGAGAATTCGTTGAAACAGTCCTCGCCCCGTCTTTCGCGCCGCCACTTTTCGCTGGCGGCGGCTTCGGCCGTCCTGAGCGCCTGCGCGCTGCCCGGCAGCAAGCAACCCGAACCCGTCAAACCGTCCGACAGCACCGCGGCGAATCCGTCACCGATCACACCGCGGCCTGTCGTCAGGCCGCGGCCGCTGCGCGTCGGGCTCGCGCTCGGCGGCGGCGCGGCGCGCGGCTTTGCGCATATCGGCGTGATCAAGGCGCTCGAAGCGCGCAACATCGAGGTCGATCTCGTATGCGGCACGAGCGCGGGCTCGGTGGTCGGCGCGCTGTACGCGTCGGGGATGAACGGCTTCGCGCTCAATCGCCTCGCGTTGAAAATGGATGAAGCGTCGATCAGCGACTGGGCCATGCCGTTTCGCACGCGCGGCTTTCTGCAAGGCGTCGCGCTGCAGAACTACCTGAACACGACGCTCGAAAACCGGCCGATCGAAAAGATGGCGAAGCCGCTCGGTGTCGTCGCGACCGATCTGAAAACCGGCCAGCCCATCCTGTTTCAGCGCGGCAATACCGGCGTTGCGGTGCGCGCATCGTGCAGCGTGCCGTCGCTGTTCGAGCCGGTGAAGATCGGCGCGCACGAGTACGTCGACGGCGGCCTCGTGAGCCCTGTGCCGGCGTCGTTCGCGCGCAGGATGGGCGCGGACTTCGTGATCGCGGTCGATATCTCGGCGCGCCCCGAAACGGGCCTCACGGACAGCTCGTTCGACGTGCTGATGCAGACTTTCACGATCATGGGCCAGACCATCAAGGCCTACGAGCTCGACAAGTACGCGGATATCGTGATTCGCCCGAATCTCGCGGCGATGAGCAGCAGCGACTTCGGGCAGCGCAATGCGGCGATTCTCGCCGGCGAGGAAGCGGTTGCGAAGATCATGCCGGAGCTGCAGCGCAAGCTTGCGGCGAGCCGCGCGGCGGTATGA
- the gltX gene encoding glutamate--tRNA ligase gives MNTPADTAASTSANTTVRTRFAPSPTGFIHLGNIRSALYPWAFARKSKGVFILRIEDTDLERSTEASVDAILEGMAWLDLDIDEGPFYQMQRMDRYREVLQQMVEKGLAYPCYMSTEELDALRERQRLAGLKPRYDGTWRPEPGKVLPTPPEGVKPVLRFRNPLTGTVAWDDAVKGRVEISNEELDDLVIARPDGTPTYNFCVVVDDLDMRITHVIRGDDHVNNTPRQINILRALGGEVPVYAHLPTVLNEQGEKMSKRHGAMSVMGYRDAGYLPEAVLNYLARLGWSHGDAEIFSREQFIEWFDLEHLGKSPAQYDHDKLNWLNNHYIKEADNARLADLAKPFFAELGIDEATLADGADLPAVIGLMKDRASTVKEIAANAAMFYREPNPEPEALAQHVTDAVRPALAELADALQTVEWTREAIAAAMKAVLASQKLKMPQLAMPVRLLVAGTTHTPSIDSVLMLFGRETVVSRIGKARG, from the coding sequence ATGAACACCCCCGCCGATACCGCCGCCAGTACCTCCGCCAACACGACGGTCCGCACCCGGTTCGCGCCGAGCCCGACCGGTTTCATCCACCTCGGCAATATCCGCTCCGCGTTGTATCCGTGGGCGTTTGCGCGCAAATCGAAGGGCGTGTTCATTCTGCGTATCGAAGACACCGACCTCGAACGTTCGACCGAGGCCTCGGTGGACGCGATCCTCGAAGGGATGGCGTGGCTCGACCTCGATATCGACGAGGGCCCGTTCTATCAGATGCAGCGCATGGATCGCTATCGCGAAGTGCTGCAGCAGATGGTGGAGAAGGGGCTTGCGTACCCGTGCTACATGTCGACCGAAGAACTCGATGCGTTGCGCGAGCGGCAGCGTCTCGCGGGCCTGAAGCCGCGCTACGACGGCACGTGGCGTCCAGAACCGGGCAAGGTGCTGCCCACGCCGCCCGAAGGCGTGAAGCCCGTGCTGCGCTTCCGTAATCCGCTGACGGGCACCGTCGCGTGGGACGATGCGGTGAAGGGGCGCGTCGAGATCTCGAACGAGGAACTCGACGACCTCGTGATCGCGCGTCCGGACGGCACGCCGACGTACAACTTCTGCGTGGTCGTCGACGATCTCGACATGCGCATCACGCACGTGATTCGCGGCGACGACCACGTGAACAACACGCCGCGCCAGATCAATATCCTGCGCGCGCTCGGCGGCGAAGTGCCGGTCTACGCGCACCTGCCCACCGTGCTCAACGAGCAGGGCGAGAAGATGAGCAAGCGCCACGGCGCGATGAGCGTGATGGGCTACCGCGATGCCGGCTATCTGCCGGAAGCGGTGCTCAACTATCTCGCGCGCCTCGGCTGGTCGCATGGCGACGCCGAGATCTTTTCGCGCGAGCAGTTCATCGAATGGTTCGACCTCGAGCATCTGGGTAAGTCGCCGGCGCAATACGATCACGACAAGCTCAACTGGTTGAATAACCACTACATCAAGGAAGCGGACAATGCGCGCCTTGCCGACCTCGCGAAGCCGTTCTTCGCGGAACTCGGCATCGATGAAGCGACGCTTGCCGACGGCGCAGATCTTCCTGCCGTGATCGGTCTGATGAAGGACCGCGCGTCGACGGTGAAGGAAATCGCGGCCAACGCGGCGATGTTCTATCGCGAGCCGAATCCGGAACCCGAAGCGCTCGCGCAGCATGTGACCGATGCGGTGCGCCCGGCGCTGGCCGAACTCGCCGACGCGCTGCAGACCGTCGAGTGGACCAGGGAAGCGATTGCGGCGGCAATGAAGGCCGTGCTCGCGTCGCAGAAGCTCAAGATGCCGCAGCTCGCGATGCCGGTGCGCCTGCTCGTGGCCGGCACGACGCATACGCCGTCGATCGACAGCGTGCTGATGCTGTTCGGCCGCGAGACGGTGGTGAGCCGGATCGGCAAGGCGCGCGGTTGA
- a CDS encoding cytochrome P460 family protein, producing the protein MSLASATPSFAANETRDAPAQAASPIYGVTIPHGYRTWQFVAPAEEADPLDELRIVLGNPTVMKALEKNTLPFPDGSIFVKLAWKRVPSTEFGPASVPGAATTVQVMVKDSKRYRDSGGWGFGRFINGQPADLAQHQTCFACHQARVRNHDFVFTRLAP; encoded by the coding sequence CTGTCGCTTGCGTCGGCGACGCCATCGTTCGCTGCAAACGAGACTCGCGATGCGCCTGCGCAAGCGGCGTCGCCGATCTACGGCGTGACGATTCCGCACGGCTACCGCACATGGCAGTTCGTCGCACCCGCCGAGGAGGCCGATCCGCTCGACGAACTGCGCATCGTGCTCGGCAATCCGACCGTGATGAAGGCGCTCGAGAAGAACACGCTGCCGTTTCCGGACGGATCGATATTCGTAAAGCTCGCGTGGAAGCGTGTGCCCTCTACCGAGTTTGGCCCGGCTTCGGTACCCGGCGCCGCGACGACCGTGCAGGTCATGGTCAAGGATTCGAAGCGCTATCGCGATTCAGGCGGTTGGGGTTTCGGCCGCTTCATCAACGGGCAGCCGGCCGATCTCGCGCAACACCAGACCTGCTTCGCTTGCCATCAGGCGCGCGTGAGGAACCACGATTTTGTGTTTACGCGGCTTGCGCCGTAA
- a CDS encoding NAD-dependent epimerase/dehydratase family protein: MTKRVVVTGGSGLAGKWVVENLVEHGYEVMNLDRVPMAKRTARTLITDITDAGQVFNALASSTAPAEFVDDLEPKPIDAIVHFAAIPRIMVTPDNEVFRINVMGTYNILDAASKLGIRKVIVASSETTYGVVFAHRHRNPQYFPLDEDYPVDPMDSYATSKVINEVTAKAFHARTGSDIYCFRIGNVLDPEDYAKFNKEWLKDPGMRKRIAWSYIDGRDLANACRLAIEKDGLGFEIMNIAADDVSSDVPSAELIKRYYPDVPVKKKLGEFETLLSNEKLKRLLGWKQQHYWRDEAKKHSA, translated from the coding sequence ATGACGAAGCGAGTGGTAGTGACCGGCGGCAGCGGCCTCGCCGGCAAGTGGGTCGTCGAGAATCTCGTCGAGCACGGCTACGAAGTGATGAACCTCGACCGCGTGCCGATGGCGAAGCGCACGGCGCGCACGCTGATCACCGACATCACCGACGCGGGCCAGGTGTTCAACGCGCTCGCGTCGAGCACCGCGCCGGCGGAATTCGTCGACGACCTCGAGCCGAAGCCGATCGACGCGATCGTCCACTTCGCGGCGATTCCGCGCATCATGGTGACGCCCGACAACGAAGTGTTCCGCATCAACGTGATGGGCACGTACAACATTCTCGATGCGGCGTCGAAGCTCGGCATCCGCAAGGTGATCGTCGCGTCGAGCGAAACGACGTACGGCGTCGTGTTCGCGCACCGGCATCGCAACCCGCAGTATTTTCCGCTCGACGAGGACTATCCGGTCGACCCGATGGACAGCTACGCGACCTCGAAGGTCATCAACGAAGTGACCGCGAAGGCGTTTCACGCGCGCACGGGCTCCGACATCTACTGCTTCCGCATCGGCAATGTGCTCGATCCCGAGGACTACGCGAAGTTCAACAAGGAATGGCTCAAGGACCCGGGCATGCGCAAGCGCATCGCGTGGAGCTACATCGACGGGCGCGATCTCGCGAACGCATGCCGCCTTGCCATCGAGAAGGACGGGCTCGGCTTCGAGATCATGAACATCGCCGCCGACGATGTGTCGTCCGATGTGCCGAGCGCCGAGCTGATCAAACGCTACTATCCGGACGTGCCGGTCAAAAAGAAGCTGGGCGAGTTCGAAACGCTGCTCAGCAATGAAAAGCTGAAGCGCCTGCTTGGCTGGAAGCAGCAACATTACTGGCGCGACGAGGCGAAGAAGCACTCGGCCTAA
- a CDS encoding ABC transporter permease, which translates to MRAIPSKTEAPAVPAPLAMLRAGLRIRELNILAVLILVGVLISLFSPYFLTTNNLMGVFRSFSLTAIMAVGMMLVIITGGIDLSVGSVMGLSSLVTALSFQHGLGAFAAVAAGLSTGVIVGAFNGFLVTRIQLPPFIATLGTLSIGRGLMYIITKGVPVTPDVPDSFTYLGQGYIGFVPFPVVVMAVLAVCFSIVMRRTRFGRHVYATGGNETAALLSGVRTARVKFIVYALSGAIAALAGVISFSRFVSAEPAAGFGAELDVIAAAAIGGASLSGGAGSVEGAIIGAALAGIITNGVVLLNIDTYAQQTITGCVILIAVSIDIWRLRRKGR; encoded by the coding sequence TTGAGAGCCATCCCGTCGAAAACCGAAGCGCCCGCCGTGCCGGCGCCGCTTGCGATGCTGCGCGCGGGCCTGCGCATCCGCGAGCTCAACATTCTCGCGGTGCTGATCCTCGTCGGTGTGCTGATCAGCCTGTTCTCGCCGTATTTCCTGACGACCAACAATCTGATGGGCGTGTTCCGCTCGTTCTCGCTGACCGCGATCATGGCCGTCGGCATGATGCTCGTCATCATCACGGGCGGCATCGACCTGTCGGTCGGCTCGGTGATGGGCCTCTCGTCGCTCGTGACGGCGCTGTCGTTCCAGCATGGCCTCGGCGCCTTCGCGGCGGTCGCGGCGGGCCTGTCGACCGGCGTGATCGTCGGCGCGTTCAACGGCTTTCTCGTGACGCGTATCCAGTTGCCGCCGTTCATCGCGACGCTCGGCACCCTCAGCATCGGCCGCGGCCTCATGTACATCATCACGAAAGGCGTGCCGGTCACGCCCGATGTACCCGACAGTTTCACGTATCTCGGTCAGGGCTATATCGGCTTCGTGCCGTTTCCGGTCGTCGTGATGGCGGTGCTGGCCGTGTGCTTTTCGATCGTGATGCGGCGCACGCGCTTTGGCCGGCATGTCTATGCGACGGGCGGCAATGAAACGGCGGCGCTGCTGAGCGGCGTACGGACCGCGCGCGTGAAGTTCATCGTCTATGCGCTGTCCGGCGCAATCGCGGCGCTTGCCGGCGTGATCAGTTTTTCGCGCTTCGTGTCGGCGGAACCGGCGGCCGGCTTCGGCGCGGAACTCGACGTGATCGCGGCCGCCGCGATCGGCGGCGCGAGCCTGTCGGGCGGCGCCGGCAGCGTCGAGGGCGCGATCATCGGCGCGGCGCTGGCCGGCATCATCACGAACGGCGTGGTGCTGCTCAATATCGACACCTATGCGCAGCAGACCATCACGGGCTGCGTGATCCTGATCGCGGTGAGCATCGACATCTGGAGGCTGCGCCGCAAAGGGCGATAA
- a CDS encoding sugar-binding protein, with protein sequence MQPKLLRAALAQSLLAFLALGTSAAHAKDAKDISIAVIPKVAVPFFDDCNNGAQAEAKKLGVKYQWVVPQNTQGSTQVQIIEDLMSKHVDGIAISVNEPKSVESVMKRAEKSGIKVLTYDSDSPKSGRSMYIGTSNVSAGETMAETMAKALNGKGDVAIVTGQLGAVNLNERIAGIKQGLAKYPGIKIVETQGTDDDLAKGVSVVETTLRAHPQLKGIFGVSQVGGPAVAKVLDTREFGSMKGKLEVLAFDDLPDTVKGVRDGTIQGIMVQRPVTMGKLAVDHLVAQIQGKETQAKDIDTGVTVVTKDNLGSYTK encoded by the coding sequence ATGCAACCGAAACTGCTACGCGCGGCACTCGCGCAGAGCCTGCTGGCATTTCTCGCGCTCGGCACGAGCGCAGCCCATGCGAAAGACGCGAAAGACATATCGATCGCGGTGATCCCGAAAGTCGCCGTGCCTTTCTTCGACGACTGCAACAACGGTGCGCAAGCCGAAGCGAAGAAGCTCGGCGTCAAGTATCAATGGGTCGTGCCGCAGAACACACAGGGCTCGACGCAGGTGCAGATCATCGAAGATCTGATGTCGAAGCACGTCGACGGCATTGCGATCTCGGTCAACGAGCCGAAGTCGGTCGAAAGCGTGATGAAGCGCGCGGAAAAGAGCGGCATCAAGGTGCTGACCTACGATTCGGATTCGCCGAAAAGCGGCCGGTCGATGTATATCGGCACGAGTAATGTATCGGCCGGTGAAACGATGGCCGAAACGATGGCCAAGGCGCTTAACGGCAAAGGCGACGTCGCGATCGTCACAGGACAACTCGGTGCGGTCAACCTCAACGAACGGATTGCCGGCATCAAGCAGGGGCTCGCGAAATATCCGGGCATCAAGATCGTCGAAACGCAGGGCACCGACGACGATCTCGCGAAAGGCGTGTCGGTCGTCGAAACGACGTTGCGCGCGCATCCGCAATTGAAGGGCATTTTCGGCGTGAGCCAGGTCGGCGGCCCGGCGGTCGCGAAAGTGCTCGATACGCGCGAATTCGGTTCGATGAAGGGCAAACTCGAAGTGCTCGCGTTCGACGATCTGCCCGATACCGTGAAGGGTGTTCGCGACGGCACGATTCAGGGCATCATGGTGCAGCGGCCGGTGACGATGGGCAAGCTCGCGGTCGACCACCTCGTGGCGCAGATTCAGGGCAAGGAGACACAGGCCAAGGATATCGACACCGGCGTGACTGTCGTGACGAAGGACAATCTCGGCAGTTACACCAAGTAA